One Gimesia sp. DNA segment encodes these proteins:
- a CDS encoding SMR family transporter → MLTSYLALGVAIVLEVIGTSALQASQQFTRPVPTAITVVTYLSAFYFLSLALKMIPVGIAYAIWSGVGIVLISCVGLILFKQKLDMPAILGLALIIAGVLVINLFSQTVSH, encoded by the coding sequence ATGTTAACCAGTTATCTGGCTCTGGGAGTGGCAATCGTGCTGGAAGTGATCGGCACATCTGCCCTGCAGGCTTCGCAGCAGTTCACGCGCCCAGTTCCCACCGCGATCACGGTGGTCACCTATCTGAGTGCCTTCTATTTTCTCTCCCTGGCCCTGAAGATGATCCCCGTCGGCATCGCGTATGCCATCTGGAGCGGCGTGGGTATTGTGCTCATCTCCTGCGTTGGCCTGATTCTCTTCAAGCAGAAACTGGATATGCCCGCCATTCTGGGACTGGCACTGATTATCGCCGGAGTTCTCGTGATCAATCTGTTCTCCCAGACTGTCTCACATTGA
- a CDS encoding Imm7 family immunity protein has product MLDWIVTHGPGSYGLFYCHDDEDTRERKFSGRHPPMDYDNVFRVHRLLHGVLTEMDDPFFGLVQGNIDPVHPYDRADED; this is encoded by the coding sequence ATGCTCGACTGGATCGTGACACATGGCCCGGGAAGCTATGGCCTGTTTTATTGTCACGACGATGAAGACACGCGGGAGAGAAAATTCAGTGGTCGTCATCCACCGATGGATTATGACAATGTGTTTCGAGTCCACCGTTTACTGCATGGCGTACTGACAGAAATGGATGATCCGTTCTTCGGTCTGGTTCAGGGAAATATTGATCCTGTGCACCCTTATGATCGGGCTGATGAGGATTAA